A single window of Colletes latitarsis isolate SP2378_abdomen chromosome 11, iyColLati1, whole genome shotgun sequence DNA harbors:
- the Atf-2 gene encoding activating transcription factor-2 — MADTEKPFTCSSPGCNMNFTNEDQLSVHKKKHDMMLNLGNGSKNVGFMADQTPTPTRFIRNCEEVGLFQDLQNVNPFEETFRRAVESGNTGTLTVPEAGITDDTLHTPHIFPHITDVLPTGNQILPENSIQECTGSISIAENSTDERTTVGTEVCSSMKLSVSNKRDLTKDKLTTEKTERLRQNIIHQVTSTPMIPRILQERPTPQLSINGEEVQLLLKTSDGELMQLSAIPISGSSNVNIVQPQTQPTVVIKTEPPLQYTTNRNFEKSDSMLCLAKMKLKQVLTKSTDLRNPRPENSTGRNEFSNSKKQNRGKTMEEQIKKKDILERNRASSMRARAKRKAWIQQLERTVANVNETNVALQMEIKVLRAEVAKLKTLLLAHKDCPVTKAMQKGSSIVLGPKIISLGSDMMTNPTTPIGILMKRPTPYPSTEASSVVPKKKLCMAPLKTPIIFPKADSNTSISFSNATFIKTMPAVKLMGVNQLLTETKEAKQVLIMQNPRRKIVKSSKQIIHVNPNYETELGDAKNAGT; from the exons ATGGCAGATACTGAGAAACCTTTTACTTGTTCGTCACCAGGTTGCAATATG AATTTTACAAACGAAGATCAGTTATCGGTACATAAGAAAAAGCACGACATGATGTTGAATTTAGGGAATGGTTCTAAGAATGTTGGTTTCATGG CCGATCAGACTCCAACTCCGACACGTTTCATCAGAAACTGCGAAGAAGTAGGGCTGTTCCAAGACTTACAAAATGTGAACCCGTTTGAAGAAACATTCAGGAGAGCAGTAGAATCGGGAAACACTGGTACACTTACAGTACCGGAG GCTGGGATTACAGACGATACTCTACACACTCCCCATATATTTCCTCACATAACAGACGTGCTGCCTACCGGTAATCAAATTCTGCCTGAAAACAGCATTCAGGAATGCACCGGCAGCATCTCGATCGCGGAAAATAGTACAGACGAAAGAACCACTGTTGGCACAGAAGTTTGTAGCAGCATGAAACTCTCTGTATCAAACAAGCGAGATTTAACGAAAGACAAACTAACGACAGAGAAAACCGAAAGGCTTAGGCAAAATATTATTCATCAAGTTACAAGCACACCAATGATACCTAGGATTTTACAAGAACGGCCAACTCCACAATT ATCAATAAATGGAGAAGAAGTGCAGCTACTTTTGAAAACTTCTGACGGTGAACTGATGCAGCTGTCGGCAATTCCGATTTCCGGTTCTAGTAACGTTAATATCGTACAACCACAGACACAACCAACAGTTGTGATAAAGACTGAGCCTCCTTTGCAATACACGACAAATAGGAATTTCGAAAAGTCGGATTCAATGTTATGCTTGGCGAAAATG AAATTGAAGCAAGTATTAACGAAAAGTACAGACCTGAGAAATCCGAGACCCGAGAACAGCACAGGGAGAAACGAGTTTAGCAATTCGAAGAAACAAAATCGGGGCAAGACGATGGAGgaacaaataaaaaagaaagacaTCCTTGAACGGAATCGTGCCAGTTCGATGAGGGCGAGAGCCAAAAGAAAAGCGTGGATACAGCAGCTCGAAAGGACGGTCGCGAATGTGAATGAAACTAACGTGGCCCTACAAATGGAAATAAAGGTTTTACGAGCAGAGGTCGCGAAGTTGAAGACTCTACTGTTGGCCCACAAAGACTGCCCAGTCACAAAGGCGATGCAGAAAG GGAGTAGCATAGTACTGGGCCCCAAAATAATATCGTTGGGTTCGGATATGATGACCAATCCGACAACCCCAATCGGAATTTTGATGAAGCGACCGACACCGTATCCTTCTACGGAAGCCTCTTCTGTCGTGCCGAAGAAAAAATTATGCATGGCGCCTTTGAAAACCCCAATTATCTTCCCAAAAGCAGATTCCAACACGAGCATTTCATTTTCTAACGCGACATTTATTAAAACGATGCCCGCTGTCAAGCTCATGGGCGTCAATCAGCTTTTAACGGAAACGAAGGAAGCTAAGCAGGTTTTAATTATGCAGAATCCACGGAGGAAAATTGTTAAATCCTCTAAACAAATAATTCATGTCAACCCTAATTACGAGACGGAACTAGGCGACGCGAAAAACGCCGGAACGTAA
- the LOC143347757 gene encoding uncharacterized protein LOC143347757: MIMGSRETGQRDTLNYSYISSVIMHKTNFMKMLGEDGNRFVIIVFLLTFFCHRTSSECVQLTPCSCTFSDGQGYNLTELGNSGYLTAHYNNNTVYFNPCKNVRLSDNKTSECYNTSLCLEMANTTVNLGSMEETKIEVQPHNNEPVLTIHHKNYTTKISLRCLNVVNACFTVDSVVNYNYHLTLISPHACKVQLYAKGLSTGSVLVILFIIFTGIYFIGGAIALKLLRGATGWEMIPNHEFWGELPSLIRDGITFMFSCCREGSYDRI, translated from the exons ATGATAATGGGTTCTAGAGAAACGGGCCAAAGAGACACATTGAAttactcgtatatctcgtctgtgatAATGCAcaaaacaaattttatgaaaatgTTGGGTGAGGATGGGAATAGGTTTGTTATAATTGTATTTCTTTTGACATTCTTTTGCCACAGGACGTCTTCGGAATGTGTACAATTAACACCTTGCTCCTGTACATTTTCCGACGGCCAAGGATATAACCTGACAGAACTCGGTAACTCAGG GTACCTTACAGCGCATTATAATAACAATACTGTGTATTTTAATCCATGTAAGAATGTTCGACTATCAGACAACAAAACTAGCGAATGTTACAACACATCT TTATGCCTTGAAATGGCCAACACAACTGTTAATCTAGGCTCGATGGAAGAAACCAAGATAGAAGTACAACCTCATAATAATGAACCTGTTTTGACCATTCATCATAAAAATTATACAACAAAAATAAGCTTACGATGTCTCAATGTAGTCAATGCTTGCTTTACGGTAGATTCTgttgttaattataattat CATTTAACATTGATATCTCCTCACGCTTGTAAAGTACAGTTGTATGCAAAAGGCCTTTCTACCGGCTCCGTGTTGGTCATCTTGTTTATTATATTTACCGGAATATATTTTATTGGTGGAGCTATAgcattaaaattattaagagGAGCAACAGGTTGGGAGATGATACCCAATCACGAGTTCTGGGGAGAGCTTCCTTCGCTTATCAGA gATGGTATTACTTTTATGTTCAGCTGTTGTCGCGAGGGTAGTTACGATAGAATATAG
- the LOC143347756 gene encoding hydroxypyruvate reductase: MSAMIRSVFISDPVDASCGELLVRHGIPVTMKYKSSKEELIKELQNHDALIVRSETKVTSDVFASCPNLRVVGRAGTGVDNIDLQAATRKGVIVLNTPSGNSVSACELTCALISALARNVAQASKALKEGRWDRKLYSGFELSGKTLAILGMGRIGREVARRMQAFEMRVIAFDPILTAEDAVKLNVEKLSLDEIWPLADYITVHTPLIPQTRNLINSTTLAKCKKGVRIVNVARGGIVDEEALLNSLKSGHCGGAALDVFVQEPPKDPVTLELIDHPNVVATPHLGASTAEAQARVALEIAQQFLVLAGKSTEYAVTGIVNAPILTAAMTDENAPWIELSKRLGQLVARLSKGNTKVVVRSQTIGSGMEEKAFVHTAVLVGILSRQTKNGLNLINALTLARETGIELQCSHAKADGKAILVQVEGHRIKGTVRDNELLLLSLDDSVFVNGIPLGDHVSLYRANGVQDLAQIVNTFSIKGIHIHNLNANGSWIIIQTDQEVSVTVDGIQSY; this comes from the exons ATGTCGGCCATGATCAGGAGCGTTTTCATAAGCGATCCCGTGGACGCGTCCTGCGGCGAGCTACTCGTTCGTCACGGTATACCAGTCACGATGAAGTACAAGTCATCGAAGGAGGAGCTCATCAAAGAGCTTCAG AATCACGATGCCTTGATCGTTCGATCGGAAACGAAAGTTACCAGCGACGTATTCGCCAGTTGCCCTAATCTTCGCGTGGTCGGCCGCGCTGGAACTGGCGTGGACAACATCGACCTACAAGCTGCCACGCGGAAGGGAGTCATCGTTCTCAA TACTCCCAGCGGGAACAGTGTCAGCGCCTGCGAGCTGACGTGCGCGCTCATCTCAGCTCTGGCGCGAAACGTGGCTCAGGCATCCAAGGCGCTGAAAGAAGGAAGATGGGACAGAAAACTGTATTCCGGTTTCGAGCTGTCGGGCAAAACGCTCGCCATTCTCGGAATGGGACGAATCGGTCGCGAGGTAGCCAGAAGAATGCAGGCATTCGAGATGCGTGTGATCGCGTTCGATCCGATCTTGACAGCCGAGGACGCTGTCAAGCTCAACGTCGAAAAGCTATCTTTGGACGAGATATGGCCACTGGCGGATTACATTACCGTACACACGCCGCTTATACCTCAAACGAGAA ATCTGATTAACTCGACGACGTTGGCAAAATGTAAGAAAGGGGTACGCATCGTGAACGTGGCCCGCGGAGGCATCGTCGACGAGGAAGCTCTCCTAAATTCGCTCAAATCAGGGCATTGCGGAGGCGCCGCTTTGGACGTGTTCGTTCAAGAACCGCCGAAAGATCCTGTCACCTTGGAGCTGATTGATCATCCAAATGTCGTCGCCACTCCCCACCTGG GAGCTAGTACAGCAGAAGCTCAGGCACGGGTTGCTTTAGAGATAGCTCAGCAATTTCTGGTATTGGCGGGTAAATCGACCGAGTACGCGGTTACTGGAATTGTGAACGCTCCGATCTTAACCGCCGCCATGACGGATGAGAATGCACCGTGGATAGAGTTGTCTAAAAGGCTAGGCCAGCTGGTTGCACGTCTCTCCAAGGGAAATACGAAAGTCGTCGTGCGTAGCCAAACGATTGGAAGCGGAATGGAGGAGAAGGCATTCGTTCATACAGCCGTTCTGGTTGGAATTCTGTCCAGACAAACCAAGAACGGCTTGAACTTGATCAACGCGCTGACCTTGGCTCGTGAAACAGGCATCGAACTTCAGTGTAGCCACGCCAAAGCTGATGGTAAAGCGATTCTCGTACAAGTGGAAGGTCACCGAATTAAag GAACCGTCCGTGATAACGAACTCCTGCTGCTCTCGTTAGATGATTCTGTGTTCGTCAATGGAATCCCTTTAGGGGACCATGTTTCTCTGTACCGAGCGAACGGGGTTCAAGATCTGGCGCAAATCGTAAATACATTCTCGATAAAAGGCATCCATATTCACAACTTGAATGCCAACGGCAGCTGGATAATTATACAAACTGACCAGGAAGTCTCTGTAACTGTCGACGGCATCCAAAGTTATTAA